In the genome of Rhodoferax sp. BAB1, one region contains:
- a CDS encoding glycosyltransferase family 1 protein produces MKLALVTDAWEPQVNGVVTTLVELVREVRQAGHEVEVIHPGQFRTRPCPGYAGIDLAVRPRKALGQRLDALAPQAIHIATEGPLGWAARAYCLKHGLAFTTAYHTRFPEILQAALRVPLSWGYALFRHFHRPSSGVLVPTQGVLNLLQQRGFRNLRSWTHGVDLRLFPYQDEVRPYPGLQDLPRPVSLFVGRVSYEKNIAAFLQLDVPGAKIVCGVGPLEAALKARYPQVHWLGILPRAELAQVYAAADVFVMPSRSETFGLVMLEAMACGTPVAAYPVDGPLEVLGQHAGPAQGGVLDEDLQQAWYQAQAVPRHAARQRAEVFSWEQAAEQFLASLVPVRQAGPLNGPQKNTVTPLSSML; encoded by the coding sequence ATGAAGCTTGCGCTGGTTACCGATGCCTGGGAGCCCCAGGTCAACGGCGTGGTCACCACGCTGGTGGAACTGGTGCGTGAGGTGCGCCAGGCGGGGCATGAGGTCGAGGTCATCCACCCCGGCCAGTTCCGCACGCGCCCCTGCCCGGGTTACGCTGGTATCGACCTGGCGGTGCGGCCGCGCAAGGCGCTGGGCCAGCGGCTGGACGCGCTGGCGCCGCAGGCCATCCACATCGCGACCGAAGGCCCGCTGGGCTGGGCGGCACGGGCCTATTGCCTGAAGCACGGCCTGGCCTTCACCACCGCGTACCACACCCGTTTCCCGGAAATCCTGCAGGCCGCGCTGCGTGTCCCCTTGTCCTGGGGCTACGCGCTCTTTCGCCACTTCCACCGTCCGTCCTCGGGGGTGCTGGTGCCCACGCAGGGTGTTCTGAACCTGCTGCAACAGCGTGGTTTCCGGAACCTGCGGTCCTGGACGCACGGCGTGGACCTGCGCCTCTTCCCCTACCAGGACGAGGTGCGACCGTATCCCGGGCTGCAGGATCTGCCCCGACCGGTGTCACTGTTCGTCGGGCGCGTCTCGTATGAAAAGAACATCGCGGCCTTCCTGCAGCTCGACGTACCGGGCGCCAAGATCGTCTGCGGCGTGGGGCCGCTGGAAGCCGCGCTCAAGGCGCGCTACCCGCAGGTGCACTGGCTGGGCATCCTGCCGCGGGCCGAGCTGGCACAGGTGTACGCTGCGGCCGATGTGTTTGTCATGCCCAGCCGCTCCGAAACCTTCGGCCTGGTCATGCTGGAGGCCATGGCCTGCGGCACGCCCGTGGCGGCCTACCCTGTGGATGGCCCGCTGGAGGTGCTGGGCCAGCACGCCGGCCCGGCCCAGGGCGGGGTGCTGGACGAGGATCTGCAGCAGGCCTGGTACCAGGCCCAGGCCGTGCCGCGCCATGCGGCACGCCAGCGGGCCGAGGTGTTCAGCTGGGAACAGGCGGCAGAACAGTTCCTGGCCAGCCTGGTGCCGGTCCGGCAGGCCGGGCCCCTGAACGGGCCGCAGAAAAACACTGTCACACCATTGTCATCTATGCTGTAA
- a CDS encoding histidine phosphatase family protein — MDLLLWRHAEAHEAQPGGDDLARVLTPRGEKQAARMAAWLDRQLPEGARILASPARRTEQTAMALGRKYKLREELGPEATVEQLLQLVQWPDGRGVTVVVGHQPVLGQTIARLLAIHGSECSVKKGAVWWLRHRLRDGVSQTTLVSVQSPDVL; from the coding sequence ATGGACCTGCTGCTGTGGCGTCACGCGGAAGCGCATGAGGCCCAGCCGGGTGGGGATGACCTTGCGCGCGTGCTGACGCCGCGCGGCGAGAAACAGGCGGCCCGCATGGCGGCCTGGCTGGACCGCCAGCTGCCCGAGGGCGCGCGCATCCTGGCCAGCCCGGCACGGCGCACCGAACAGACCGCCATGGCACTGGGGCGCAAGTACAAGCTGCGCGAGGAGCTGGGGCCCGAAGCCACGGTGGAGCAGCTGCTGCAGCTCGTGCAGTGGCCCGATGGCCGCGGTGTCACCGTGGTGGTCGGGCACCAGCCCGTACTGGGCCAGACCATCGCCCGCCTGCTGGCCATCCACGGCAGCGAATGCAGCGTGAAAAAAGGCGCGGTCTGGTGGCTGCGCCATCGCCTGCGCGACGGCGTGTCACAGACCACGCTGGTGTCGGTGCAGTCGCCCGACGTGCTGTAG
- a CDS encoding UDP-2,3-diacylglucosamine diphosphatase — protein MARQGHEDDHDDEKGGGKRYRAVFISDLHLGTPGCRAEDLLDFLKASSSEHLYLVGDIIDGWQLRRRWYWPQAHNDVVQKLLRRARKGCRVVFVPGNHDEFARGFIGHQFGGIEVVDDAVHVTADGKRLWVTHGDYFDGVIQCAKWLAYVGDNLYEFTLKLNRYLNHLRAKFGLPYWSLSAYLKHKVKKAVNFISDFEQAVAHEARKRGHQGVVCGHIHHAEIREIEGVLYCNDGDWVESLTALVEHHDGRLELLRWGEAAPTQALQAAVRAATA, from the coding sequence ATGGCGCGCCAGGGGCATGAAGACGACCATGACGACGAGAAGGGCGGCGGCAAGCGCTACCGCGCCGTCTTCATCTCCGACCTGCACCTGGGCACCCCCGGCTGCCGTGCCGAGGACCTGCTGGACTTCCTCAAGGCCAGCTCCAGCGAGCACCTTTACCTGGTGGGCGACATCATCGACGGCTGGCAGTTGCGCCGGCGCTGGTACTGGCCGCAGGCGCACAACGACGTGGTGCAGAAGCTGCTGCGCCGCGCGCGCAAGGGCTGTCGTGTGGTCTTCGTACCGGGCAACCACGACGAGTTCGCGCGCGGTTTCATCGGTCACCAGTTCGGCGGCATCGAGGTGGTGGACGATGCCGTGCACGTCACGGCCGACGGCAAGCGCCTGTGGGTCACGCACGGCGACTACTTCGACGGCGTGATCCAGTGCGCCAAGTGGCTGGCTTATGTGGGCGACAACCTCTACGAGTTCACGCTCAAGCTCAACCGCTATCTCAACCACCTGCGCGCGAAGTTCGGCCTGCCTTACTGGTCGCTCTCGGCCTACCTCAAGCACAAGGTCAAGAAGGCGGTGAACTTCATCAGCGACTTCGAGCAGGCGGTGGCGCACGAGGCCAGGAAACGCGGCCACCAGGGCGTGGTCTGCGGCCACATCCACCACGCCGAGATCCGCGAGATCGAAGGCGTGCTCTACTGCAACGACGGTGACTGGGTCGAAAGCCTGACGGCGCTGGTCGAGCACCACGACGGCCGGCTGGAGCTGCTGCGCTGGGGCGAGGCGGCACCGACCCAGGCCCTGCAGGCGGCCGTGCGCGCTGCCACCGCATGA
- a CDS encoding UDP-glucose/GDP-mannose dehydrogenase family protein: MKVSVIGAGYVGLVTASCLADMGHEVVCMDSDPRRVELLRSGVVPIYEPGLDAVIQRNTRDQRLFFTTRLPDALEACEVLFIAVGTPPKEDGSADLVHVLAVARQVGQAMSRPLVIVNKSTVPVGTAERVEALITEALQERDRSGLPFAVISNPEFLKEGAAIDDFMRPDRIVIGLPTGAPGEMARAAMTRLYASLNRHHERTVWMDVRSAELTKYAANAMLATRISFMNEMANLADLVGADVDAIRRGIGSDSRIGPSFLYAGTGYGGSCFPKDTRALMQTAQQHGSQMQLVDATERVNQVQRQVLSRRVIAHFGSDLHGRRFALWGLAFKPQTDDMREAPSRHLIRQLILRGAEVVAHDPVAMEAAQAVLAEDLADIPQGLSRLKLVGDANAALDGADALLVVTEWKLFHNPDFDLIRQALRHPLIIDGRNLYDPQQLQALGIAYQGIGRRNALAEQAIAGAVGMESLARPAAPARAMVHV; encoded by the coding sequence ATGAAAGTATCAGTGATCGGTGCGGGTTATGTGGGCCTGGTGACGGCAAGCTGTCTGGCCGACATGGGCCATGAGGTGGTCTGCATGGACAGCGACCCGCGGCGCGTGGAGCTGCTGCGCTCGGGCGTGGTGCCGATCTACGAGCCCGGGCTGGACGCCGTGATCCAGCGCAACACCCGCGACCAGCGCCTGTTCTTCACCACCCGCCTGCCCGATGCGCTGGAGGCCTGCGAGGTGCTGTTCATCGCCGTCGGCACACCGCCGAAGGAAGATGGCTCGGCCGATCTGGTCCACGTGCTGGCCGTGGCGCGCCAGGTGGGCCAGGCCATGTCGCGGCCCCTGGTCATCGTCAACAAATCCACGGTGCCCGTGGGCACGGCCGAGCGGGTCGAGGCGTTGATCACCGAAGCCCTGCAGGAGCGGGACCGCTCCGGACTGCCTTTCGCGGTGATCTCCAACCCCGAGTTCCTCAAGGAAGGTGCAGCCATCGACGACTTCATGCGTCCGGATCGCATCGTCATCGGCCTGCCCACCGGGGCCCCCGGCGAGATGGCGCGTGCCGCCATGACACGGCTCTACGCCTCGCTCAACCGCCACCACGAGCGCACGGTCTGGATGGACGTGCGCAGCGCCGAGCTCACCAAGTACGCCGCCAACGCCATGCTGGCCACGCGCATCTCCTTCATGAACGAGATGGCCAACCTGGCCGATCTGGTGGGCGCCGACGTGGACGCCATCCGCCGCGGCATCGGCAGCGACAGCCGCATCGGCCCGAGTTTCCTCTACGCGGGCACGGGTTACGGCGGCAGCTGTTTCCCCAAGGACACCCGCGCCCTGATGCAGACCGCGCAGCAGCACGGCAGCCAGATGCAGCTGGTGGACGCCACCGAGCGTGTCAACCAGGTGCAGCGCCAGGTGCTGTCGCGCCGTGTCATCGCGCATTTCGGCAGTGATCTGCACGGACGCCGTTTTGCCCTCTGGGGCCTGGCCTTCAAGCCGCAGACCGACGACATGCGCGAGGCGCCCAGCCGCCACCTGATCCGCCAGCTCATCCTGCGCGGCGCCGAGGTGGTGGCGCACGACCCCGTGGCCATGGAGGCGGCGCAGGCCGTGCTGGCCGAGGACCTGGCCGACATTCCGCAGGGACTCTCACGCCTCAAGCTCGTGGGTGACGCGAACGCCGCCCTGGACGGCGCCGACGCCCTGCTGGTGGTGACGGAGTGGAAGCTCTTCCACAACCCCGACTTCGACCTGATACGCCAGGCCCTGCGCCATCCGCTCATCATCGACGGCCGCAACCTCTACGACCCGCAGCAGCTGCAGGCGCTGGGCATCGCCTACCAGGGCATAGGCCGGCGCAATGCGCTGGCAGAACAGGCCATCGCCGGCGCGGTCGGCATGGAGAGCCTGGCCCGGCCCGCTGCGCCGGCCCGCGCCATGGTGCATGTCTAG
- the ppk1 gene encoding polyphosphate kinase 1, giving the protein MSAESALRITVPVLLDRDQSILAFNWRVFDWACRPEVPLLERLRYLCIVSSNLDEFFEVRAEPHLSAKQGQDQQGVYTAASFDAMSAAIHTLVERQYALYNDELMPAFEKQGIKIISHGERNTAQRRWVKQYFEQEVRPLLIPVGLDPSHPFPQVANKSLNFIVRLGGHDAFGRENDISIVKVPRALPRLIRLPDSLCGKRRLFVSLSSVIRAHLAELFPGREMSQFSQFRVTRHSDLAVDEDDVKNLRTALRQGLQHRHYGQAVRLEVSAGCSEYLSDFLLRQFELPEGALYRVHGPVNLVRLNQLVDLVDEPRLRFPSYKPSYPGQLVSGQSIFEQLRRGDVMIHQPYESFDGVLDFLREAINDPQVLAIKQTIYRTGANSVLMDLLREAVRRGKEVTVVLELKARFDEEVNINWAEQLESIGVQVLYGVVGLKTHAKMMLVTRREGRHFRRYAHLSTGNYNPMTARFYTDLSHLTADVGLTADIEHVFVHLAGQSRLPRLKHLWVAPFQLHRKLLEKIESLGVAAAAGQPARIVAKMNALTDEALIRALIAAGRQGVKIDLIVRGACMLPAQLPGQTTNIRVRSLIGRFLEHARVFYFRAGETEDLYLSSADWMNRNMLRRVELAWPVLDPLLRQRIVDECLVAAMGDTQGSWELQPDGRYTKVAPATGRPAVSAQDALMARYALRELR; this is encoded by the coding sequence ATGTCTGCCGAAAGCGCGCTACGCATCACCGTCCCGGTCCTGCTGGACCGGGACCAGAGCATCCTGGCCTTCAACTGGCGCGTGTTCGACTGGGCCTGCCGGCCCGAGGTGCCGCTGCTGGAGCGCCTGCGCTACCTGTGCATCGTCTCGTCCAACCTGGACGAATTCTTCGAGGTGCGGGCCGAACCCCATCTGAGCGCCAAGCAGGGCCAGGACCAGCAGGGGGTCTACACCGCGGCCTCCTTCGACGCCATGTCGGCAGCCATCCACACCCTGGTGGAGCGCCAGTACGCCCTCTACAACGACGAACTGATGCCAGCCTTCGAGAAACAGGGCATCAAGATCATCTCGCACGGCGAGCGCAACACCGCCCAGCGGCGCTGGGTCAAGCAGTATTTCGAGCAGGAGGTGCGGCCCCTCCTGATCCCGGTGGGGCTGGACCCCTCGCACCCCTTCCCGCAGGTGGCCAACAAGTCGCTCAACTTCATCGTGCGCCTGGGCGGGCACGACGCCTTCGGTCGCGAGAACGACATCTCCATCGTCAAGGTGCCGCGGGCCCTGCCGCGCCTGATCCGCCTGCCCGATTCCCTGTGCGGCAAGCGCCGGCTGTTTGTCTCGCTCTCCAGCGTGATCCGCGCCCACCTGGCCGAGCTGTTCCCCGGGCGCGAGATGAGCCAGTTCTCGCAGTTCCGCGTCACGCGCCACTCCGACCTGGCGGTGGACGAGGACGACGTCAAGAACCTGCGCACCGCGCTGCGCCAGGGCCTGCAGCACCGCCATTACGGCCAGGCGGTGCGGCTGGAGGTTTCCGCCGGCTGTTCGGAGTACCTGTCCGACTTCCTGCTGCGCCAGTTCGAACTGCCCGAAGGGGCGCTCTACCGAGTGCACGGCCCGGTGAACCTGGTGCGCCTGAACCAGCTGGTCGACCTGGTGGATGAACCGCGCCTGCGCTTCCCGTCCTACAAGCCCTCCTACCCCGGCCAGCTGGTGAGCGGGCAGTCCATCTTCGAGCAGCTGCGGCGTGGCGACGTGATGATCCACCAGCCCTACGAAAGCTTCGACGGCGTCCTGGATTTCCTGCGCGAGGCCATCAACGACCCGCAGGTGCTGGCCATCAAGCAGACCATCTACCGCACCGGTGCCAACTCCGTGCTGATGGATCTGCTGCGCGAGGCCGTGCGCCGCGGCAAGGAAGTGACGGTGGTTCTGGAGCTCAAGGCGCGCTTCGACGAAGAGGTCAACATCAACTGGGCCGAGCAACTCGAATCGATCGGCGTGCAGGTGCTCTACGGCGTGGTCGGCCTCAAGACCCACGCCAAGATGATGCTGGTGACACGCCGCGAAGGCCGGCACTTCCGGCGTTACGCCCACCTCTCCACCGGCAACTACAACCCGATGACGGCGCGTTTTTACACCGACCTCAGCCACCTCACGGCGGACGTGGGGCTGACGGCTGATATCGAACACGTCTTCGTGCACCTGGCCGGCCAGAGCCGCCTGCCGCGCCTCAAGCACCTGTGGGTGGCGCCCTTCCAGCTGCATCGCAAGCTGCTGGAAAAGATCGAAAGCCTGGGCGTCGCCGCCGCGGCCGGCCAGCCGGCGCGCATCGTCGCCAAGATGAACGCCCTGACCGACGAGGCCCTGATCCGCGCCCTCATCGCCGCCGGGCGCCAGGGCGTGAAGATCGACCTGATCGTGCGCGGCGCCTGCATGCTGCCCGCGCAGCTGCCGGGCCAGACCACGAACATCCGTGTGCGCTCGCTGATCGGGCGTTTCCTCGAACATGCCCGCGTCTTCTATTTCCGCGCCGGCGAGACCGAGGACCTCTACCTCTCCAGTGCCGACTGGATGAACCGCAACATGCTGCGCCGGGTCGAACTGGCCTGGCCGGTGCTGGACCCGCTGCTGCGTCAGCGCATCGTCGACGAGTGCCTGGTGGCGGCCATGGGCGACACCCAGGGCAGCTGGGAGTTGCAGCCGGACGGCCGCTACACCAAAGTGGCGCCAGCGACGGGTCGTCCGGCCGTCAGCGCCCAGGATGCCCTGATGGCGCGCTACGCACTGAGAGAACTCCGCTAG
- a CDS encoding GGDEF domain-containing protein yields the protein MIDHVRLFTHQFLSALSGRDGPLARLMRSDALHPVFQPIVDLKSATVHAHEALIRGPQGSLLQSADALLCAAQAEGLLYEFELYCVYVALRQWGQQHQPGRLFLNISAHALERLVAVDGTQTLARAMRTLEVSPRMVVLEITEHERVHDMDGLVEVARALHAVGLALALDDFGDGRSSLRLWSQIRPDIVKIDKYFSRDISCSADKLKTLQALLQIADVFGTALVAEGIENEADLRVIRDLGFSYGQGYFLGRPDRDVPSDMLPAAAQVLHDTRVAVMPEQRYVARMGQLRHLSLIHAPAVGRHANNDEVATLFQAYPELHALAVVDDERPLAIINRQQFMDHYATLYFREIFGKKSCLLHANQQPRLIERNHDIEELVGILTSQDQRYLSDGFIVTENGRYVGLGTGEQLVRSVTELRLEAARHANPLTSLPGNIPISLHIKRLIESQGEFVACYIDMNNFKPFNDQYGYWRGDEMIRLLAQLAVAHSDPQRDFVGHVGGDDFMILFQSDDWAQRCERIVQEFAQQARELFDEAARLCDGIHAEDRHGVMRFFPCTTVSIGAVQVGRQAYRDAEEVATQAALAKREAKAAGNGLFVMPRRAPVPA from the coding sequence ATGATTGATCACGTCCGCCTTTTCACCCATCAGTTCCTGTCCGCCCTGAGCGGACGGGACGGCCCGCTGGCTCGCCTGATGCGCAGCGATGCCCTCCATCCGGTGTTCCAGCCCATCGTCGATCTCAAGAGCGCCACGGTGCACGCGCACGAGGCGCTGATCCGCGGTCCCCAGGGCAGCCTGCTGCAGTCGGCCGATGCGCTGCTGTGCGCGGCCCAGGCCGAGGGCCTGCTCTACGAATTCGAGCTGTACTGCGTCTACGTGGCGCTGCGACAGTGGGGACAGCAGCACCAGCCGGGGCGGCTGTTCCTCAACATCAGCGCCCATGCACTGGAGCGGCTGGTGGCTGTGGACGGCACCCAGACGCTGGCGCGGGCCATGCGCACCCTGGAGGTGTCGCCGCGCATGGTGGTGCTGGAGATCACCGAGCACGAGCGCGTGCACGACATGGACGGGCTGGTCGAGGTGGCCCGGGCGCTGCACGCCGTGGGCCTGGCGCTGGCACTCGACGACTTTGGCGACGGCCGCTCCAGCCTGCGCCTGTGGTCGCAGATCCGGCCCGACATCGTCAAGATCGACAAGTACTTCAGCCGCGACATCAGCTGCAGCGCCGACAAGCTCAAGACCCTGCAGGCCCTGCTGCAGATCGCCGATGTCTTCGGCACGGCCCTGGTGGCCGAGGGCATCGAGAACGAGGCCGACCTGCGCGTCATCCGCGATCTCGGTTTCAGCTACGGCCAGGGTTATTTCCTGGGCCGGCCCGACCGGGACGTGCCGTCCGACATGCTGCCCGCCGCCGCCCAGGTGCTGCACGACACGCGGGTGGCGGTGATGCCCGAGCAGCGTTACGTGGCCCGCATGGGGCAGCTGCGCCATCTCTCCCTCATCCATGCGCCCGCGGTCGGACGCCACGCCAACAACGACGAGGTGGCCACCCTCTTCCAGGCCTATCCCGAGCTGCATGCCCTGGCCGTGGTGGACGATGAGCGCCCGCTGGCCATCATCAACCGCCAGCAGTTCATGGACCATTACGCCACCCTGTATTTCCGCGAGATCTTCGGCAAGAAGTCCTGCCTGCTGCACGCCAACCAGCAGCCGCGGCTGATCGAACGCAATCACGACATCGAGGAGCTGGTCGGCATCCTGACCTCGCAGGACCAGCGCTACCTGAGCGACGGCTTCATCGTCACCGAGAACGGCCGCTACGTGGGCCTGGGCACCGGCGAACAGCTGGTGCGCTCGGTCACCGAACTGCGCCTGGAGGCGGCCCGCCACGCCAACCCGCTGACCTCGCTGCCGGGCAACATCCCGATCAGCCTGCACATCAAGCGCCTGATCGAGAGCCAGGGCGAGTTCGTCGCCTGCTACATCGACATGAACAATTTCAAGCCCTTCAACGACCAGTATGGCTACTGGCGCGGCGACGAGATGATCCGCCTGCTGGCGCAACTGGCCGTGGCGCACAGCGATCCGCAGCGCGACTTCGTCGGCCATGTGGGGGGCGACGATTTCATGATCCTGTTCCAGAGCGACGACTGGGCGCAGCGCTGCGAGCGCATCGTTCAGGAGTTCGCCCAGCAGGCGCGCGAGCTCTTCGACGAGGCCGCCCGCCTGTGCGACGGCATCCATGCCGAGGACCGGCATGGTGTCATGCGCTTTTTCCCCTGCACCACGGTCTCCATCGGCGCGGTGCAGGTCGGGCGCCAGGCCTACCGCGACGCGGAGGAGGTGGCCACCCAGGCCGCGCTCGCCAAGCGCGAGGCCAAGGCTGCGGGCAACGGCCTGTTCGTGATGCCGCGGCGCGCGCCCGTTCCCGCCTGA